From the genome of Cognaticolwellia beringensis, one region includes:
- the mutM gene encoding bifunctional DNA-formamidopyrimidine glycosylase/DNA-(apurinic or apyrimidinic site) lyase, which translates to MPELPEVEVCRLGITPHIAGQKVTHVIVRNAKLRWPIPDEVHSVVGKTLEKIERRSKYLLLRFSSGTLLLHLGMSGSVRILEEQIPAAKHDHFEMLFDNDKMLRLNDPRRFGAVLWFPEHHDLQGLLTKLGPEPLTEDFTYGHLFTKAGNRKVPVKTFLMDNHVVVGVGNIYANEALFIASIHPATLVNSISEEKFNELTDIIKQVLAAAIEQGGTTLKDFTQADGKPGYFAQKLFVYGRAGEKCDGCQTVLEEIRQSNRSSVFCPQCQVQVIPKKTAKKTVKQKAKTVLKKALVNKVVKNK; encoded by the coding sequence ATGCCTGAATTACCTGAGGTCGAAGTTTGTCGATTAGGCATTACACCCCATATAGCTGGCCAGAAAGTTACCCATGTTATCGTACGTAATGCCAAACTTCGCTGGCCTATCCCAGATGAAGTGCATAGTGTGGTCGGTAAAACTTTAGAAAAAATAGAGCGGCGTTCAAAGTATTTATTGTTAAGGTTTTCAAGCGGTACGTTATTATTGCATTTAGGTATGTCGGGCTCAGTGCGTATTCTGGAGGAGCAGATACCTGCGGCTAAGCATGACCATTTTGAAATGTTATTTGATAATGACAAAATGTTAAGGTTGAACGATCCAAGGCGTTTTGGTGCGGTATTATGGTTTCCTGAACATCATGATCTGCAAGGATTATTAACAAAACTAGGGCCTGAGCCATTAACTGAAGATTTTACTTATGGGCACCTATTTACCAAGGCAGGCAATCGAAAAGTACCGGTTAAAACCTTTTTAATGGATAATCATGTGGTGGTAGGCGTAGGTAATATTTATGCTAACGAAGCATTATTTATCGCCAGTATTCATCCTGCGACCTTAGTTAATAGTATTAGCGAAGAAAAATTTAATGAGTTAACCGATATTATTAAACAAGTATTAGCAGCAGCCATTGAGCAAGGCGGCACGACCTTAAAAGACTTTACACAAGCTGATGGTAAGCCAGGCTATTTTGCCCAAAAGCTTTTTGTTTACGGGCGAGCAGGGGAGAAATGTGACGGCTGCCAAACGGTACTTGAAGAAATTCGTCAGTCTAATCGTAGTTCAGTATTTTGCCCACAATGCCAAGTACAAGTCATACCGAAAAAAACAGCCAAAAAAACAGTAAAACAAAAAGCAAAAACTGTCTTAAAGAAAGCGTTAGTTAACAAGGTCGTTAAAAATAAATAA
- a CDS encoding ATP-grasp domain-containing protein, producing MKKCAILSMDSLADFETYDCLIDEPMLALGWQTELISWRCVNVNWSDYEAVIIRSPWDYQDDMENFLSVLSTIEQSNARLENSLNVVEWNINKSYLKSLAADSVTIVPTLWPETFDAKNIAGYFSHFATEQIVLKPRVSANADNTFWLTKENYQDKMAELSQAFATRELMVQPFMAAICQEGEFSLFYFNGKYSHTILKTPAQGDFRVQEEHGGGLLTVTPEPSLLLAANNTMQAISKLHGELLYARIDFVRHEDTFALMEAELIEPSLYFNMDEAAPQRFVDAFVTRMASCEPKLQNAESDTATSSRGIS from the coding sequence ATGAAAAAATGCGCAATTTTATCCATGGACAGTTTAGCTGATTTTGAAACTTACGATTGTTTGATTGACGAGCCAATGTTGGCTTTAGGTTGGCAGACTGAATTGATTTCATGGCGTTGTGTTAACGTAAATTGGTCGGACTATGAAGCGGTTATCATTCGAAGTCCTTGGGATTACCAAGACGATATGGAAAATTTTCTGAGCGTACTATCAACGATTGAGCAATCAAACGCGCGGCTAGAAAATAGCTTGAATGTAGTTGAGTGGAATATTAATAAAAGTTATTTAAAAAGCCTAGCAGCGGACAGTGTAACTATAGTACCCACGTTATGGCCCGAGACTTTTGATGCTAAAAATATAGCGGGATATTTCAGCCATTTTGCGACCGAGCAAATCGTATTAAAGCCGCGGGTAAGTGCCAATGCGGATAATACTTTTTGGCTAACAAAAGAGAATTATCAAGATAAAATGGCAGAGTTAAGTCAAGCGTTTGCTACTCGAGAACTTATGGTGCAACCTTTTATGGCGGCAATTTGCCAAGAGGGGGAGTTTTCATTGTTTTATTTTAATGGCAAGTACAGCCATACGATATTAAAAACCCCAGCACAAGGTGATTTTCGTGTACAAGAAGAGCATGGCGGTGGGTTATTAACAGTAACACCTGAGCCATCATTATTGCTAGCAGCAAATAACACAATGCAAGCCATCAGTAAGCTACATGGTGAGTTGCTTTATGCTCGTATTGATTTTGTACGCCATGAAGACACATTTGCTTTGATGGAGGCTGAGTTAATTGAGCCTTCGCTGTATTTTAATATGGATGAAGCCGCGCCACAGCGCTTTGTCGATGCTTTCGTTACTCGTATGGCATCATGTGAGCCCAAATTGCAAAACGCTGAATCCGACACTGCCACTTCATCTCGAGGAATATCTTAA
- a CDS encoding DUF885 domain-containing protein, translated as MKLKKLSIGILMLSGLFSTTSTFANQASEQFQQLLDDHWQSANKEQIFFRKDPDAFRLNGKLPEVSQKGRDRRSKYNNELLMRVNSINVNKLTSADQVTYRLFKYEREAEAKSYQFQDHLYPLTYYAGFHSYFAGAPANMSFLTEQDYRDYLISLADYPRYNQEHIVDLKQAIAQGHTHYCESFKNYDKSISKHLVSHAEDSVFYAPMLNMPKAISPEQQAQYRQQVKTLIKDTVVPEYQAFYDFFTQEYMTNCRTTAGISSVEGGDDYYQYLIEYYTTTNLSADEIHQTGLAEVKRIRQEMQEIINAVGFKGEFKDFIEFLRTDEQFYTTSAMDMMEKASYITRKMAAQLPQWFSVLPRSTFDIRPSPDGGAYYVASDGSGTTPGVYYLETKGLKSQPLYTLEALTFHEAEPGHHFQSAIAQEVDMAEFRKTLYHSAFGEGWGLYSERLAKEMGFYQSPYSDFGRLTYEAWRACRLVVDTGIHSKGWTRQQAIDYLAENTALSMADVVGQIDRYITWPAQALSYKIGEIKIRQLRAKAEKALGHKFDIRTFHHQMLKNGSLPMALLEELTMDWIKQQQT; from the coding sequence ATGAAACTAAAAAAATTAAGTATTGGCATATTAATGCTAAGCGGTTTATTCAGCACAACCAGTACATTTGCCAACCAAGCAAGTGAGCAATTTCAACAACTGCTCGATGACCATTGGCAAAGCGCCAATAAAGAACAAATTTTCTTTCGAAAAGACCCTGACGCATTTCGATTGAATGGTAAGTTACCTGAAGTGTCACAAAAGGGTCGCGATCGTCGGTCAAAATACAATAATGAATTGTTAATGCGTGTTAACAGCATCAACGTGAACAAACTGACATCGGCTGATCAAGTTACCTACCGTTTATTCAAATATGAACGTGAAGCGGAAGCGAAAAGTTATCAATTTCAAGATCACCTTTATCCGTTAACCTACTATGCTGGCTTTCATAGTTATTTTGCCGGTGCTCCAGCCAACATGTCGTTCTTAACCGAACAAGACTATCGTGATTACCTCATTAGTTTGGCAGATTACCCTCGTTACAACCAAGAGCACATTGTTGATCTTAAACAGGCCATTGCTCAAGGCCATACACATTACTGTGAGAGTTTTAAAAACTACGATAAATCAATTAGTAAGCATTTAGTTAGCCATGCTGAAGACAGTGTTTTTTACGCTCCTATGTTAAATATGCCAAAAGCGATATCACCCGAGCAGCAAGCGCAATATCGCCAGCAAGTAAAAACCTTGATTAAAGATACTGTAGTGCCTGAATACCAAGCCTTTTATGACTTTTTTACCCAAGAGTATATGACTAACTGTCGAACCACTGCTGGTATTAGTAGTGTGGAAGGCGGCGATGATTACTACCAATACCTAATCGAGTATTACACCACCACTAATTTATCAGCTGATGAAATTCATCAAACAGGTCTAGCTGAAGTTAAGCGTATTCGGCAGGAAATGCAGGAAATTATTAACGCCGTAGGCTTTAAGGGAGAGTTTAAAGACTTTATTGAGTTTTTGCGGACCGACGAGCAATTTTATACTACGAGTGCGATGGATATGATGGAGAAAGCGAGTTATATCACTCGTAAAATGGCAGCACAATTACCTCAGTGGTTTTCGGTATTACCCCGCTCAACTTTTGATATAAGACCGAGCCCAGACGGCGGTGCCTACTATGTTGCCTCTGATGGCAGTGGCACCACACCAGGGGTTTACTACCTAGAAACAAAAGGCTTAAAAAGCCAGCCGCTATACACCTTAGAGGCATTAACTTTTCATGAGGCTGAACCCGGTCATCATTTCCAAAGTGCTATTGCCCAAGAAGTTGATATGGCAGAATTTCGTAAAACCTTATATCACTCGGCCTTTGGTGAAGGTTGGGGCTTATACTCTGAACGTTTAGCTAAAGAAATGGGCTTCTACCAAAGCCCATATAGTGACTTTGGCCGTTTAACCTATGAAGCGTGGCGTGCTTGTCGCTTAGTCGTTGACACTGGTATTCATTCTAAAGGTTGGACTCGCCAACAAGCGATTGACTATTTAGCTGAGAATACCGCTTTAAGCATGGCTGATGTGGTTGGCCAAATTGACCGATATATCACATGGCCAGCACAGGCCTTATCGTACAAAATTGGCGAGATTAAAATTCGTCAACTACGCGCTAAAGCGGAAAAAGCGCTTGGTCATAAGTTTGATATCAGAACGTTTCATCATCAAATGTTAAAAAATGGTAGCTTACCTATGGCATTGCTTGAAGAGTTAACGATGGATTGGATTAAACAACAGCAGACATAA
- the rpmG gene encoding 50S ribosomal protein L33 — MRDKIRLVSSAGTGHFYTTDKNKKTMPEKMEIKKFDPRIRQHVMYKEAKIK, encoded by the coding sequence ATGCGCGATAAAATTCGTTTAGTTTCTAGTGCTGGCACTGGCCATTTTTACACTACAGACAAGAACAAAAAAACTATGCCTGAAAAAATGGAGATCAAAAAGTTTGATCCTCGCATTCGTCAGCATGTTATGTATAAAGAAGCTAAAATCAAGTAA
- the rpmB gene encoding 50S ribosomal protein L28 → MSKVCQVTGKKPMVGNNRSHARNATRRRFLPNLQTHRFWVESENSFVKLRLTPKGMRIIDKKGIDAVLTDIRARGEKV, encoded by the coding sequence ATGTCTAAAGTTTGCCAAGTAACAGGCAAAAAGCCAATGGTTGGAAACAACCGTTCGCACGCAAGAAACGCGACTCGTCGTCGTTTTTTACCTAACCTTCAAACTCACCGTTTTTGGGTTGAGAGTGAAAATAGTTTCGTTAAATTACGTTTAACTCCGAAAGGAATGCGTATTATCGATAAAAAAGGTATTGATGCAGTTTTAACTGATATCCGTGCCCGTGGCGAAAAAGTTTAA
- a CDS encoding AAA family ATPase, translated as MMILVGGEKGGSGKSCLAQNLAVYFAREKKAIVLMVDCDPQRTTSDWIQARNSDPSLPAINCIQLYGKIRNDLLSLNQHYDYVVVDCGGQDNLALRAAMSVADHVVIPLRPKRRDLKTVPHMEDMLSTCKMVNPKMLASFVITQCPSLPNQAGRILEAKEVCSSFGINVLNAVTYSRNIYDDSEELGSSVLEIEPDSKAAIEMIAIAEELLAMKPDNSHEFK; from the coding sequence ATGATGATTTTAGTAGGCGGGGAAAAAGGCGGTAGCGGTAAAAGCTGCCTAGCACAGAACTTAGCTGTGTATTTTGCCCGCGAGAAAAAAGCTATTGTATTGATGGTTGATTGTGATCCACAGCGCACTACGTCTGATTGGATACAAGCAAGAAATTCTGATCCGTCACTGCCAGCAATCAACTGTATTCAGCTATATGGCAAAATTCGCAACGATTTATTAAGTCTTAATCAACATTACGATTATGTCGTTGTTGATTGTGGCGGCCAAGACAATTTAGCGCTAAGGGCGGCGATGTCAGTGGCCGATCATGTGGTTATTCCATTGAGGCCAAAGCGTCGTGACTTAAAGACAGTACCGCATATGGAAGACATGCTCAGCACCTGTAAAATGGTCAATCCTAAAATGTTAGCGTCATTTGTTATCACTCAATGTCCTTCGCTACCTAATCAAGCAGGCCGCATTTTAGAAGCTAAAGAAGTGTGCAGTTCATTCGGCATCAATGTTTTAAATGCCGTAACTTACAGCCGTAATATTTATGATGACAGTGAAGAACTGGGTTCATCAGTACTGGAAATTGAACCTGATAGTAAAGCGGCGATAGAAATGATCGCAATAGCGGAAGAGCTATTAGCGATGAAACCGGACAATTCTCATGAGTTTAAGTGA
- a CDS encoding PilZ domain-containing protein: MSDIDKIQDSEENERRRSFRLDMEKELIDIVWTDDNGDEKRKKIVCLDFSRGGLKVDCDCEIAANTQVMIIFKAANPNSQKLHGKVIRCIKQDNGWFEVAMQLTDLA; encoded by the coding sequence ATGAGCGATATTGACAAAATACAAGATAGCGAAGAAAACGAACGTCGGCGATCTTTCCGTTTAGATATGGAAAAAGAATTAATTGATATTGTCTGGACTGACGACAATGGCGATGAAAAACGTAAGAAAATAGTGTGCTTAGATTTTTCTCGTGGTGGCTTGAAGGTAGATTGTGATTGCGAAATAGCGGCAAATACCCAAGTAATGATTATATTTAAAGCAGCGAACCCGAATAGCCAGAAATTGCATGGCAAAGTTATCCGCTGTATCAAACAAGACAATGGCTGGTTTGAAGTTGCAATGCAGCTGACAGATCTTGCTTAA
- the radC gene encoding RadC family protein, protein MLKDWPDCEKPREKLLHHGAKSLSDAELLAIFLRTGVKGCHVVDLARNLLKSFGSISQVYQAELNDFCQHHGLGVAKYVQLQACLEMSKRYLAEQMKMGQSLTSSLSTQNFLKAELRNETREIFAVLFLNTQHQVIKFERLFQGTINAAAVYPRIVVEAAIKYQAGAVILAHNHPSGIAEPSIADNQITSRLEQALALIDIKVLDHIIVAGCHCYSYAEHGRMIEQ, encoded by the coding sequence ATGTTAAAAGACTGGCCGGACTGCGAAAAACCCAGAGAGAAGTTATTACACCATGGCGCTAAAAGTTTAAGTGATGCTGAATTACTGGCGATATTTTTACGAACCGGCGTCAAAGGTTGCCACGTAGTAGACCTAGCGAGAAATTTATTAAAAAGTTTTGGCAGTATTTCGCAAGTATATCAAGCCGAATTAAATGACTTTTGTCAGCACCATGGCTTAGGGGTAGCAAAGTATGTGCAATTACAAGCATGTTTAGAAATGTCGAAACGCTACTTGGCTGAACAAATGAAAATGGGTCAGTCGTTAACGTCGTCACTCAGTACGCAAAACTTCTTAAAAGCTGAGTTGCGTAATGAAACTCGGGAAATATTTGCTGTGCTATTTTTGAATACCCAGCATCAAGTCATAAAGTTTGAACGACTCTTTCAGGGCACTATTAATGCGGCTGCGGTTTATCCACGTATTGTGGTAGAGGCGGCAATAAAGTATCAAGCGGGAGCGGTTATTCTGGCGCATAATCATCCTTCGGGTATCGCTGAACCCAGCATTGCTGATAATCAGATCACCAGTAGATTAGAGCAAGCACTTGCTTTAATTGATATAAAAGTACTTGATCATATAATAGTTGCGGGTTGCCATTGTTATTCGTATGCTGAGCATGGTCGAATGATTGAACAATGA
- the coaBC gene encoding bifunctional phosphopantothenoylcysteine decarboxylase/phosphopantothenate--cysteine ligase CoaBC yields MQILQGKKILLGISGGIAAYKTPELVRRLKEKGADVRVVMTEGAKAFITPLTLQAVSANAVSDSLLDTQAELAMGHIELAKWADFILIAPATADVIAKIAAGMANDLLTTLCLATAAPIAVAPAMNQQMWHNQATQNNIKTLTSWHYSIFGPGAGEQACGDVGLGRMLDVPELVALTCQAIENINTRVITSAEQKPLSGQKWLITAGPTREAIDPVRYISNHSSGKMGFAIASAAQSLGAEVTIISGPVNLTTPQNCQKIAVTSAVEMHQQALAHAPKSDVFVACAAVADYRIDHIASEKIKKSQDTMQLNLIKNPDIVADVAALESKPFTVGFAAETQDVEHYAKGKLARKKLDMIAANNVAEIGQGFNSDDNALTVFTANDEKVLPLMSKSELAKQLVQHIHHTFQSTRLKK; encoded by the coding sequence ATGCAGATTCTTCAGGGTAAAAAAATTCTATTGGGTATAAGTGGCGGTATTGCCGCCTACAAAACGCCTGAGTTAGTGCGCCGATTAAAAGAAAAAGGTGCTGATGTTCGTGTTGTAATGACCGAGGGCGCAAAAGCTTTTATTACGCCATTAACCTTACAAGCGGTTTCTGCCAATGCAGTTTCTGACAGCTTATTAGATACTCAAGCAGAATTAGCTATGGGCCATATTGAGTTGGCAAAATGGGCTGACTTTATTTTAATTGCGCCCGCAACAGCTGACGTTATTGCCAAAATAGCGGCAGGTATGGCTAATGACTTATTAACCACGCTTTGTTTAGCAACAGCAGCGCCAATTGCCGTTGCACCGGCGATGAACCAACAAATGTGGCATAACCAAGCTACGCAAAACAACATTAAAACGTTAACAAGTTGGCATTACAGCATATTTGGCCCAGGTGCTGGTGAGCAAGCCTGTGGTGATGTCGGTTTAGGTCGAATGTTAGACGTGCCTGAGTTAGTCGCTTTAACTTGCCAAGCTATTGAAAATATCAATACGCGTGTTATTACGTCAGCTGAGCAAAAACCTTTATCCGGGCAAAAGTGGTTAATTACTGCAGGACCAACACGCGAAGCTATTGACCCTGTGCGTTATATTTCCAACCATAGTTCAGGAAAGATGGGGTTTGCCATTGCCAGTGCAGCGCAAAGTCTAGGCGCAGAAGTGACTATAATTTCAGGACCGGTTAACTTAACCACACCACAAAATTGTCAAAAAATAGCCGTAACTAGTGCAGTAGAAATGCATCAACAAGCTTTAGCACATGCCCCTAAGTCTGATGTTTTTGTTGCCTGTGCTGCTGTAGCTGACTATCGTATTGACCATATCGCCAGTGAAAAAATAAAAAAATCTCAAGACACTATGCAGCTTAATCTTATCAAGAACCCAGATATAGTTGCTGATGTTGCAGCGCTTGAAAGCAAGCCCTTTACCGTCGGGTTTGCTGCTGAAACACAAGATGTTGAACATTATGCGAAGGGTAAATTAGCGCGTAAAAAACTTGATATGATCGCGGCAAACAACGTTGCTGAAATTGGCCAAGGATTTAATAGTGACGATAACGCGTTAACCGTGTTTACAGCCAACGATGAAAAAGTTTTGCCTTTGATGAGTAAAAGTGAACTTGCCAAACAATTAGTTCAACATATTCATCATACATTTCAAAGTACGCGATTAAAAAAATAA
- the slmA gene encoding nucleoid occlusion factor SlmA has translation MPATQKPNRKQQILECLAHMLQTSAGQRITTAKLAAEVGVSEAALYRHFPSKARMFEGLIEFIEESIFSRVNLILTDHKEALIRCHHILHVLLIFAERNPGMCRILAGDALMGENERLRARVNQFFEKLESQFKQVLRERKLREGKGFTISELALANILMAYAEGKINQYVRSDFTKKPSSDFNEQWQFLMADK, from the coding sequence ATGCCGGCGACTCAAAAACCAAATCGCAAACAACAAATTTTAGAATGTCTTGCGCATATGCTACAAACCAGTGCAGGGCAAAGGATCACAACAGCAAAGCTTGCCGCTGAAGTAGGCGTTTCCGAAGCGGCACTTTATCGCCACTTTCCGTCGAAAGCACGGATGTTTGAAGGCTTGATAGAATTTATTGAAGAATCAATTTTTTCTCGTGTAAACCTAATTTTAACCGATCATAAAGAAGCGCTTATTCGTTGCCATCATATTTTGCACGTACTGCTGATTTTTGCTGAACGTAATCCAGGTATGTGCCGAATCCTTGCCGGTGATGCTTTAATGGGAGAAAACGAGCGTTTACGTGCACGTGTTAATCAATTTTTTGAGAAACTTGAATCACAATTTAAGCAAGTTTTACGTGAACGAAAGCTCCGTGAAGGTAAAGGCTTTACTATTTCAGAGCTTGCTCTAGCCAATATTTTAATGGCCTATGCAGAAGGTAAAATTAATCAATATGTTCGCTCTGACTTCACCAAAAAACCTAGCAGCGACTTTAATGAGCAATGGCAATTTTTAATGGCCGATAAATAA
- a CDS encoding aminoacyl-histidine dipeptidase, whose amino-acid sequence MSTLAKLQPQKLWQIFDKICSIPHPSKHEQKISLWIQSWATELGLSVKEDAVGNLIIKKPATASMENRKGVILQAHMDMVPQKNANTEHDFLTDPIKPYIITEADSDWVTAEGTTLGADNGIGLSSALAVLASDDIAHGPLEVLVTIDEEAGMTGAFGLQSGWLEGDLLINTDSEQEGEVYMGCAGGIDGEATFALTYEEVNDDVESFNLSISGLKGGHSGVDIHTGRANANKLLVRFLLDASNELGLRLTELNGGSLRNAIPREADASFVISRSKIAPLKAKLAEYLATVRHSLAAIETDIDMLLISPETFDECWTLATQSTILRALNACPNGVLRMSDDIEGIVETSLNLGVMRSKGNKFVAMTLIRSLHDDGRLDAQTMVQSVFELAGAKIKFSGAYPGWKPDTSSALMQTVRDTYHSLFDKVPEIMVIHAGLECGLFKTAYPDWDMVSFGPTIKFPHSPDEKVQIATVEQYWQLLLAVLANIPEKS is encoded by the coding sequence TTGAGCACGTTAGCAAAACTACAACCGCAAAAGTTATGGCAAATATTTGATAAAATTTGTAGCATTCCACACCCTTCTAAACACGAACAAAAAATCTCCTTGTGGATACAGTCTTGGGCAACAGAACTGGGGCTAAGTGTTAAAGAAGATGCTGTTGGCAACTTAATTATTAAGAAACCTGCTACTGCAAGCATGGAAAATAGAAAGGGCGTAATTCTACAAGCTCATATGGATATGGTACCGCAGAAAAATGCCAATACTGAGCATGACTTTCTTACCGACCCTATCAAACCATATATTATTACCGAAGCTGATAGCGACTGGGTAACTGCTGAAGGCACTACGCTGGGTGCAGATAACGGCATTGGTTTATCTTCTGCGCTAGCGGTATTAGCCAGTGATGATATTGCTCATGGTCCGCTAGAAGTCTTAGTGACCATTGACGAAGAAGCGGGCATGACCGGCGCTTTTGGCCTTCAATCTGGTTGGTTGGAAGGCGATTTACTGATCAATACTGACTCCGAGCAGGAAGGCGAAGTCTACATGGGTTGCGCTGGTGGTATTGATGGTGAAGCGACTTTTGCACTTACCTATGAAGAAGTTAATGATGATGTTGAATCATTTAACTTATCAATTTCAGGCCTAAAAGGCGGTCATTCAGGTGTAGATATTCATACCGGTCGCGCCAATGCTAATAAATTACTGGTGCGTTTTTTACTCGACGCCAGCAACGAATTAGGTTTACGCTTAACAGAGTTAAATGGCGGCAGTTTACGTAATGCTATACCGCGTGAAGCCGATGCTAGCTTTGTGATCAGTCGCTCAAAAATTGCGCCGTTAAAAGCCAAACTAGCTGAGTATTTAGCAACAGTGCGTCACTCTTTAGCTGCTATTGAAACCGATATCGATATGCTTTTAATTTCGCCTGAAACTTTTGATGAATGTTGGACACTAGCAACCCAAAGCACCATTTTACGTGCGCTTAATGCCTGCCCTAACGGCGTTTTACGTATGAGTGATGACATTGAAGGCATAGTTGAAACCTCATTAAACCTAGGTGTTATGCGCAGTAAGGGTAATAAGTTTGTCGCGATGACCTTGATTCGTAGCTTGCATGACGATGGGCGCTTAGATGCGCAGACTATGGTGCAATCTGTGTTCGAACTCGCTGGCGCGAAGATTAAATTTTCTGGTGCTTATCCGGGTTGGAAACCTGATACTAGCTCAGCTTTAATGCAAACCGTGCGTGACACTTATCATTCATTATTTGATAAAGTGCCTGAAATTATGGTTATTCATGCCGGTCTTGAGTGTGGTTTGTTTAAAACCGCTTACCCAGATTGGGATATGGTGTCATTTGGACCAACCATCAAGTTTCCACATTCACCTGATGAAAAAGTGCAAATAGCTACCGTTGAGCAATATTGGCAGTTATTACTCGCTGTATTAGCTAATATTCCAGAAAAGTCTTAA
- a CDS encoding response regulator: MIQPEKIIIADDHPLFRQALLGTLKLKLTQTQWLEAQTIAELEQHLRDNPDSDLLLLDLHIPGAHGFNTLIHVRNHFPQIPVVVVSAHEDHETIHKSMGYGASGFIPKSTPVEDIYSAIQQVLLGNIWTPAAYNESAPMQDNNDIAERVASLTQQQYRILMMFAQGMLNKQIAYDLHVSEATIKAHATAIFRKLDVRNRTQAVIVIGQLDLSDMQLQDS; encoded by the coding sequence ATGATTCAGCCAGAAAAAATTATAATAGCTGACGATCATCCATTATTTAGACAAGCATTATTGGGCACATTAAAGTTAAAATTAACCCAAACACAATGGTTGGAAGCACAAACTATCGCTGAGCTAGAGCAACACCTTAGAGATAATCCCGACAGCGATCTACTATTGCTCGATTTACATATCCCTGGTGCTCATGGCTTTAATACCCTAATACATGTACGTAATCATTTTCCTCAAATACCGGTTGTAGTAGTTTCTGCTCATGAAGATCACGAAACTATTCATAAATCGATGGGCTACGGCGCTTCGGGCTTTATTCCGAAATCTACGCCCGTTGAAGATATTTATAGTGCTATTCAACAAGTATTGTTAGGTAATATTTGGACGCCAGCAGCTTATAATGAATCCGCGCCTATGCAAGACAATAACGACATTGCTGAGCGCGTTGCTAGCTTAACTCAACAGCAATATCGAATTTTAATGATGTTTGCTCAAGGTATGTTAAATAAGCAAATTGCTTATGATTTACATGTATCAGAAGCAACGATTAAAGCTCATGCCACCGCTATATTTCGTAAGCTAGATGTGCGCAATCGTACACAAGCGGTTATCGTTATTGGTCAACTTGATCTTAGCGATATGCAATTACAAGACAGTTAA